Proteins encoded by one window of Musa acuminata AAA Group cultivar baxijiao chromosome BXJ2-9, Cavendish_Baxijiao_AAA, whole genome shotgun sequence:
- the LOC103997719 gene encoding polygalacturonase inhibitor — translation MASVLDFLCLLFLVLLLSSSPVSSGKCNKDDKKALLAIKKALGDPYVLIAWTSQYACCDWAGVRCNETTSRVTSLDIDGTNTSFAIPSAVAHLPFLTSLTFHKNPGLTGPIPPAIGTITDLTFLRLDWNSLSGPVPDFLASLTRLDYLNLAFNQFSGAIPASLATLPLSYLAIDHNRLTGPIPESLAQSPATYLYLSNNNLTGSIPPSFASNTFERIDLSRNQLSGDAAHLFGKSKPLQVLDLSRNHAIEFNITQLEIPEEMTALDLNHNRVYGRLPPEMGKVEWQLLNVSYNRLCGPIPSGEGIQRFDRYAFFHNKCLCGPPLPACK, via the coding sequence ATGGCTTCTGTTCTGGACTTCCTTTGTCTTCTCTTCTTAGTGCTTCTCCTTTCCTCCTCGCCGGTCTCCTCGGGCAAATGCAACAAGGATGACAAGAAGGCCCTGCTCGCCATCAAGAAGGCTCTCGGCGACCCCTACGTCCTCATCGCATGGACCTCCCAGTATGCCTGCTGCGACTGGGCCGGCGTCCGTTGCAACGAGACCACCAGCCGGGTCACCTCCCTCGACATCGACGGCACCAACACCTCCTTCGCCATCCCGTCCGCCGTCGCCCACCTCCCCTTCCTCACCTCCCTCACTTTCCACAAGAACCCCGGCCTCACCGGCCCCATTCCCCCTGCCATCGGCACCATTACCGACCTCACCTTCCTGCGCCTCGACTGGAACAGCCTCTCCGGCCCCGTCCCGGACTTCCTCGCAAGTCTCACCCGCCTTGATTACCTCAACCTCGCCTTCAACCAGTTCTCCGGCGCCATTCCCGCGTCCCTCGCGACGCTCCCCCTCAGCTACCTCGCCATCGACCACAACCGGCTCACTGGTCCCATCCCCGAGTCGCTGGCCCAGTCGCCCGCCACCTACCTTTATCTCAGCAACAACAACCTCACGGGCTCAATTCCCCCGTCCTTCGCGTCCAACaccttcgagaggatcgacctgtCTCGCAACCAACTTAGCGGCGACGCGGCGCACCTGTTCGGAAAGTCCAAGCCATTGCAGGTTCTGGACCTGTCGAGGAACCACGCAATCGAGTTCAACATAACCCAGTTGGAGATCCCGGAGGAAATGACGGCGTTGGACTTAAACCACAACCGGGTCTACGGGAGGCTGCCGCCGGAGATGGGGAAGGTGGAGTGGCAGCTGTTGAACGTGAGCTACAACCGGCTCTGCGGTCCGATACCCAGCGGGGAGGGGATCCAAAGGTTCGATCGATACGCCTTCTTCCACAACAAGTGCCTCTGCGGGCCGCCGCTCCCGGCTTGCAAGTGA